In the genome of Xyrauchen texanus isolate HMW12.3.18 chromosome 33, RBS_HiC_50CHRs, whole genome shotgun sequence, one region contains:
- the LOC127626695 gene encoding transmembrane protein 100-like yields MSSDLSVVKGSPLVNRTELAVATGGAEGSCSRCTLPFAVVLLIIGIAVTAVAYSFSTHGSTISILGLLLLISGLLLLGLSALCRRCRRGRKMYKSWESQTDLVESGRSSCN; encoded by the coding sequence AtgagctctgatctttctgtggtGAAGGGTTCACCCCTGGTTAATCGAACAGAGCTGGCAGTAGCCACTGGAGGAGCAGAGGGCTCCTGCTCTCGCTGTACCCTTCCCTTCGCTGTGGTTCTACTGATTATTGGCATCGCGGTCACAGCAGTAGCCTATAGTTTCAGCACCCACGGATCTACCATCTCCATTCTTGGACTTCTGCTTCTCATTAGTGGACTGTTGCTTCTGGGCTTGAGTGCATTGTGCAGGAGATGCAGACGGGGCAGAAAAATGTACAAATCATGGGAGAGTCAGACCGACTTGGTAGAAAGTGGGAGGAGTAGCTGTAATTGA
- the LOC127626990 gene encoding hepatic leukemia factor-like isoform X1, which yields MSRPLTMNPAFLPAQTNGVLKALLEKPMKLPLHQDEGYGKEREKVKKLDEEGNPPQSAFLGPTLWDKTLPYDGNSFQLEYMDLDEFLYENGLPSSPTQHDQSLHHQQQQQQQQQASMPQDPLSVMDLSNRAITSVHTGMVPHDCHHSPGRPVLPVSRDTPSPIDPETIEIPMSYEPDPADLALSSVPGQDVFNPRKHKFSEEELKPQPMIKKARKIFIPDDMKQDDKYWARRRKNNMAAKRSRDARRLKENQIAIRAGFLEKENAALRQEVADLRKELGRCKNILTKYEAKHGPL from the exons ATGTCCAGACCGCTCACCATGAATCCAGCTTTCCTACCTGCGCAAACTAACGGCGTTTTGAAGGCACTCCTGGAAAAACCCATGAAACTACCTTTGCACCAAGATGAAG GTTATGGAAAGGAAAGAGAGAAGGTGAAAAAGTTGGATGAAGAGGGGAACCCTCCACAATCAGCTTTCTTGGGGCCAACACTTTGGGATAAAACATTGCCTTATGATGGGAATAGCTTTCAATTGGAGTATATGGACCTTGACGAGTTCCTTTATGAAAATGGCCTCCCATCCAGTCCCACACAACATGACCAAAGCCTCCATCACCAgcaacagcagcaacaacagcagcaggCTTCCATGCCACAGGACCCCCTCTCAGTCATGGACCTCAGCAACCGGGCCATCACCTCTGTCCACACAGGCATGGTGCCTCACGACTGCCACCACAGCCCAGGCAGACCAG TTTTGCCTGTGTCACGTGACACGCCAAGCCCAATAGATCCGGAGACCATTGAGATACCAATGAGCTATGAGCCTGATCCAGCAGACCTGGCTCTGTCCAGCGTACCTGGCCAGGATGTTTTCAACCCAAGAAAACACAAGTTCTCAGAAGAGGAGCTGAAGCCTCAACCTATGATCAAGAAAGCACGCAAAATCTTCATTCCTGATGATATGAAG CAGGATGACAAATACTGGGCAAGGCGCAGAAAGAACAACATGGCTGCCAAGAGGTCACGGGACGCTCGCCGCCTTAAGGAAAATCAGATTGCAATCCGGGCTGGTTTCCTGGAAAAAGAGAACGCGGCACTCAGACAGGAGGTTGCTGACCTGCGGAAAGAGCTGGGGCGTTGTAAAAATATCCTAACAAAGTATGAAGCTAAGCACGGCCCCCTGTGA
- the LOC127626990 gene encoding hepatic leukemia factor-like isoform X2: MSRPLTMNPAFLPAQTNGVLKALLEKPMKLPLHQDEGYGKEREKVKKLDEEGNPPQSAFLGPTLWDKTLPYDGNSFQLEYMDLDEFLYENGLPSSPTQHDQSLHHQQQQQQQQQASMPQDPLSVMDLSNRAITSVHTGMVPHDCHHSPGRPVLPVSRDTPSPIDPETIEIPMSYEPDPADLALSSVPGQDVFNPRKHKFSEEELKPQPMIKKARKIFIPDDMKDDKYWARRRKNNMAAKRSRDARRLKENQIAIRAGFLEKENAALRQEVADLRKELGRCKNILTKYEAKHGPL; the protein is encoded by the exons ATGTCCAGACCGCTCACCATGAATCCAGCTTTCCTACCTGCGCAAACTAACGGCGTTTTGAAGGCACTCCTGGAAAAACCCATGAAACTACCTTTGCACCAAGATGAAG GTTATGGAAAGGAAAGAGAGAAGGTGAAAAAGTTGGATGAAGAGGGGAACCCTCCACAATCAGCTTTCTTGGGGCCAACACTTTGGGATAAAACATTGCCTTATGATGGGAATAGCTTTCAATTGGAGTATATGGACCTTGACGAGTTCCTTTATGAAAATGGCCTCCCATCCAGTCCCACACAACATGACCAAAGCCTCCATCACCAgcaacagcagcaacaacagcagcaggCTTCCATGCCACAGGACCCCCTCTCAGTCATGGACCTCAGCAACCGGGCCATCACCTCTGTCCACACAGGCATGGTGCCTCACGACTGCCACCACAGCCCAGGCAGACCAG TTTTGCCTGTGTCACGTGACACGCCAAGCCCAATAGATCCGGAGACCATTGAGATACCAATGAGCTATGAGCCTGATCCAGCAGACCTGGCTCTGTCCAGCGTACCTGGCCAGGATGTTTTCAACCCAAGAAAACACAAGTTCTCAGAAGAGGAGCTGAAGCCTCAACCTATGATCAAGAAAGCACGCAAAATCTTCATTCCTGATGATATGAAG GATGACAAATACTGGGCAAGGCGCAGAAAGAACAACATGGCTGCCAAGAGGTCACGGGACGCTCGCCGCCTTAAGGAAAATCAGATTGCAATCCGGGCTGGTTTCCTGGAAAAAGAGAACGCGGCACTCAGACAGGAGGTTGCTGACCTGCGGAAAGAGCTGGGGCGTTGTAAAAATATCCTAACAAAGTATGAAGCTAAGCACGGCCCCCTGTGA